The following coding sequences lie in one Musa acuminata AAA Group cultivar baxijiao chromosome BXJ3-1, Cavendish_Baxijiao_AAA, whole genome shotgun sequence genomic window:
- the LOC135628141 gene encoding nudix hydrolase 17, mitochondrial-like translates to MVSLVSRQGRQLQRYTKSGGRLVVGCIPYKFSPRGEGLDKSMEVLVISSPKGNGLLFPKGGWETDETIKEAASREALEEAGVQGNVERKLGRWRYKSRTYDAYYEGIMFPLNVTEELGDWPEMHVRHRKWVTVAEAKEGCQHPWMKEALERLVKRLSDSGRRRSSSSTIAAS, encoded by the exons ATGGTGTCGTTGGTGTCGCGACAGGGCAGGCAGTTGCAGCGCTACACCAAGAGCGGGGGTCGCCTCGTCGTCGG GTGCATTCCTTACAAGTTTAGCCCCCGCGGTGAAGGCCTCGACAAGTCGATGGAGGTCCTCGTCATCAGCTCGCCCAAAGGCAATGGGTTGCTGTTCCCGAAG GGTGGTTGGGAGACGGACGAGACCATAAAAGAAGCAGCCTCGCGGGAGGCATTGGAGGAAGCTGGCGTGCAAGGGAACGTCGAG CGTAAGCTTGGGAGATGGAGGTACAAGAGCAGAACGTACGATGCATACTATGAGGGCATCATGTTCCCTCTGAATGTTACCGAGGAACTGGGAGATTGGCCTGAGATGCATGTGAGACACCGCAAATGG GTGACGGTGGCCGAAGCCAAAGAGGGATGCCAGCATCCATGGATGAAGGAAGCACTTGAGAGATTGGTGAAGCGGCTCTCCGATTCCGgcaggaggaggagcagcagcagcactaTCGCAGCATCTTAG